The sequence below is a genomic window from Polaribacter vadi.
TTCTATGAGTCCAGGTAAAATTCCAAATTTTTCTGTGTTTAACACTGTGCTTCCATCTGCATTTTTTTGCAAGCCAGAAGTTAGTAACTTTTGCATTGTAATTTCTGATAATTGCTCTGTTTCTTCTTCTAAAAAAAGTTGTTTACAAGTAATAGAAAACAACTCTTTTGCTGTAATTTTTATAGTTTTAAAGCTGATAAAAGAAATACTTAAAGTGGCATTTACAGGAATATTATTTAAGTAAAAAACACCTTCATTATTGGTAGTTGTTCCTGTTTTAAAACCATCTATTGTAACAGAAGCCAAATTTAAAGGCGTTAAAGAATTGGCATCTAAAACTGTTCCGCAAATAGAAATAGATTTGTTTAAAAAGGAAACTGTAACATATCTATTGTCTAAAGTTTTAAAATGTAAAAATGTTTTTTCGTTTAAAAAAGTTAAGAGTTCATCAATAGAAATTCCAGGTTTTGGTGCATCAATAAAAATGTTTTTTACATCAGTATCAGAAAAAGAAAATTTAATATCATAGTTTTTTTCTAAAGTTATTAATAGTGATGAAAGTGCAATTTTATCAGAAGAATTCTGAGAAAAAGCAATACTTGTTATTAATAAAAAACTGAGAAAAAAACCTTGAATTTTAGTTATCATAATTAAAAATGATAATTTTTTCACCTTCAATTTTATACGATAATTGTAAAGGAATTGTAACAGATTGCAATGCAATATCTACATCAGCATGTGTAAAACCTCCAGAATACAAAATATCTAAATCAATATCTTTTGTTTCAATGGTGTAGCCAAACTGATTTTCTATTTCTTTTAGCACAAAACGTAAGGCTGTACTTTTAAAATTAGATTCTTTTTGCAACCAAGAATTTTCGTTAATATCAAAAGTATTTACAGTATCAATAGTACCATTTACTACTTTAAAAATGGTTCCTTTTGATAGCTTTACAAGTGTATCTTTATAAGCAACACTTACTAAACCTTCATAGGTTTTAACTTCAAAATAGTTGGTTCTTTCTTTTACGTTAAACTTTGTACCTAAAACAGTTACCTCTCCAATTTCTGTGTTTACCGTAAATTTTTTCCCTTTTTGGACTTTAAAAAAAGCTTCACCATCTAAGGTTAAATGTCTATTACTTTTCCATTTATTTTTATTAAAAGTAATTGAAGAATTCGAGTTTAAAATTACCTCAGAATTGTCTGGTAAATTAAAGGTTTTTGTTTGCGAAAATTGCGTTTTAAAACTAGTTTCGTTATTAAAAAATAAGAAATAAGAAGTTGTTAATAACACAACAATTATTGCTGCATATTTAGAGATTTGTTTAAAGTTAAAAGGAAATACCCTTCCTTTTTTAGCGGTTTTTTGTGTTCTTAATTTAAAGTCTTCAAGTGCTTTATCAACATTTACTTTTGGTGTTTCTATTTGAGAAGCATAATGTGCAATTTTCTCTAAAGTTTTAAAATCTTTAGATTCTTGTAAACGTGCTAATTCTTCATCAGAAGTTTCTCTGTTTAGCCATTTTAAGATGTTATTTTTATCTTCCATTTTCTGTGCTTCTATGTATGTAACAACTAAAAAGTAATTTACCCTACTTTAAATCCCATCAATTTTAGTTCTTAATTTTTTTAATGCTGATGACATTCTTTTTTCTACTGCTTTTTGCGACAGTTCTAGCATTTCTGCAATTTCTCTGTATTTTTTACCATCAATTCTATTCATTAAAAAAACCTCACGTTCACCTTCAGTTAAATCTGCAATGGCATTTTTTAGTTTTACTTTAAACTCTTCTTCTTCTAATAAATATTCAGGAGTTTGGTTATCTACATCTAAATAAGGACTACTTTTTGCGTATTCAAATACCACCTTTTGGTGCTTTATTTTATTTAGAAAAAGATTGTTAATAACTGTAAACAAGTAAGACTTTGCTTTTAAAAAATCTATTTTTCTACAATTTTCCCATATTTTTATAAAAGCTTCTTGTGCTAAATCTAAAGAGGTATTTTTATCACCAGATTTGTAGTATGCAAAGTTACTAGCAGACTGTATATGAGTAGTATAAAACTCATTAAAATAAATTTCATCACAAAGAGATTTATTAGTCATAAAAGGGTTTTAAGTGATAAAAATAAAAAAATATAATTACAAAGGTAGGGTAAATATATGTTTAGTTGTTTTACTATTAGAAGGGTAAAAAAATAAACTCTTTCTAAATTAAAAGTAGGGTAAAATAAAACAAAGTTGTTTTATTTATAGAAACAAGAAACATTAACTTTAAAATTAATTAAAATGAAAACATTAAAATTTATTTCAGCAATTGCAATAACAGCAATATTAAGTTTTACTTCATGTCAATCAGAAGAAAGCACAGAAGTTGGTACAAATCCGAACGCAAATTCATCAACTTCAACAACTGCATCTAATTATGAGAGAGCAGCAATGAACGATGGTTCTGATGATGATTTTTTAGACGGAAATTCATGTACAGAATTACTTTTTCCTTTATCAGCAACTATAAATGGAAAACCGATAACATTAATAAGTAAGTTAGATTTTTCTACAGTTTTAAACATTATGGGAGAATTTAATGATGATAATGACACTGTTATTTTTGATTTTCCTATCAGTGTAAAAACAAGTAATTATACAGAAGTTGTTGTAAACAATCAAGCAGAGTTTAGTACTTTAAAACAACAATGTGAAACTGCAGAACAACAAGGTAAAGACGCTATTTCTTGTATAGACATTCAATTTCCTGTAACCATGTTAACATATAATGTTACTTTAGAACAAACAGGAAGTGTTGTTGTACAATCAGAAAAACAACTATATACTTTTATGACAGGTTTAGATGGTGATGAGTTATTTGCGGTAAATTATCCAATAAGTGCAACTTTAAGTAATGGAACATCAATTCAAATTAAAAGTGATGCAGAATTTCAAGATGCCATTTCTGAATGTGTACAATTTGAAGATGAAAAGGACGATGCTGCAAATACTGCTACAGAAGTAGAAGCTATTTTAAGCGGTACAAAATTTAAAGTAGAAACCTTTATAACTGGAGGCGTAAACAAAGCAAATGATTATGCAAATTGGTCTATAGAATTTACAAATGATTCAAAAATTGTAGCTAAAAACATCATAAATTCTGTTTTAGGAGAAATAGAAGGTACATACACAGTAAGCTCAGAAACAGACGCTTTTGTAAATATTAATTTTGCAAATAATACTGCAGTAAGTGCTTTAAAAAACGATTGGATTGTAAGTACTTATAGCAATACTTTAGTTACTTTAAAAAGTAAAACTGATGCTTCTGTAACATTAGCTTTTAAAAAGTTGTAATTAAATAAAACCGAAAAATCAGTAAATTAATATACTTAACAACTGCTTAAAACCAGTTGTTAAGTTTTAAAATTTTTAAAATGAAAAATATTTTTTCAAGCTTACTATTTGTTTTTGCAGTTCTTATTTCATGCACCTCAGAAACAGATGAGATGGTTACTAACAACCCAACAGATAATGTAAATACAGCATTAAACAGGCAAGCTACAGGTTCATCTGCAAATGATTTACTTTCTGATAGTAGCTTCAAAAAGATAATTGTAGAGGTTGGGTATATAGAAGGTTTTAAGCCATCAGAAACCGCTTTAAATAATTTTAAGAATTTTATAATTAATAGAGTGCATAAGTCACAAGGAGTTGAGTTTAAGACTAAAGAAATTGCACCAACAGGAAAAGAAGTTTATACTTTAGATGAAGTAGTAAATTTAGAAAAACAACACAGAACACAATACAATGTAGGCTCAACAATTTCAATTTGGGTATTGTTTATTGATGGCAAATCTTCTAACGATACCAATACTGGTGCAGTTTTAGGAAGTGCTTATTGGAATACGTCTTTTGTAATTTACGAAAAAACCATTCATAGTTTAAGTAATAGCCCTTTTGAACCCAATAGAAGTTTACTAGAAACTGCTGTTATTAACCACGAATTTGGTCATCTTTTGGGTTTAACAAACTTAGGAACCAATTTACAAAGTGATCATGAAGACACAGAACATCCAAAACATTGTAATGTAGAAAGTTGTTTAATGTTTTGGGCTGCAGAAACAAGCCAAGGAATAGGCAACATGCTTTCAGGTGGTCAAGCCCCAACATTAGACGCTCAATGCTTAGCAGATTTAAAAGCAAATGGAGGTAAATAAAAAGAACACTAAAAAATGAAAACAATATATATAACTATAGCTTTAATGATTGTAAGTACACTTTCATTAAACGCTCAAGACGCAAACACAAAAGCAACAGCAGGTATAAAAGGAGGATATAATATTTCTTCAGTAAGTTTTGATGGAAATTCTGAAACTGAAAAGTTGCATGGCTATCATATTGGTATTTATGGAGAATCTTATATCGGAAAATATTTTGCGATACAACCAGAAATTTTATACTCAAAACAA
It includes:
- a CDS encoding membrane metalloprotease is translated as MKNIFSSLLFVFAVLISCTSETDEMVTNNPTDNVNTALNRQATGSSANDLLSDSSFKKIIVEVGYIEGFKPSETALNNFKNFIINRVHKSQGVEFKTKEIAPTGKEVYTLDEVVNLEKQHRTQYNVGSTISIWVLFIDGKSSNDTNTGAVLGSAYWNTSFVIYEKTIHSLSNSPFEPNRSLLETAVINHEFGHLLGLTNLGTNLQSDHEDTEHPKHCNVESCLMFWAAETSQGIGNMLSGGQAPTLDAQCLADLKANGGK
- a CDS encoding RNA polymerase sigma factor; this encodes MTNKSLCDEIYFNEFYTTHIQSASNFAYYKSGDKNTSLDLAQEAFIKIWENCRKIDFLKAKSYLFTVINNLFLNKIKHQKVVFEYAKSSPYLDVDNQTPEYLLEEEEFKVKLKNAIADLTEGEREVFLMNRIDGKKYREIAEMLELSQKAVEKRMSSALKKLRTKIDGI
- a CDS encoding FecR family protein, whose translation is MEDKNNILKWLNRETSDEELARLQESKDFKTLEKIAHYASQIETPKVNVDKALEDFKLRTQKTAKKGRVFPFNFKQISKYAAIIVVLLTTSYFLFFNNETSFKTQFSQTKTFNLPDNSEVILNSNSSITFNKNKWKSNRHLTLDGEAFFKVQKGKKFTVNTEIGEVTVLGTKFNVKERTNYFEVKTYEGLVSVAYKDTLVKLSKGTIFKVVNGTIDTVNTFDINENSWLQKESNFKSTALRFVLKEIENQFGYTIETKDIDLDILYSGGFTHADVDIALQSVTIPLQLSYKIEGEKIIIFNYDN